aacaatgaTCCTGACACACTTACCCATTGCATGTAAGCTGATGTGGTTCAGCAGTAAAGGACAGGTCAGGAAAGATAGAAAAGAAGTGGACCTGAAACAGCCCACCGAGCATCACATCCCCAGCCTTGTGCATACCGTTGAGATGAAATTGCCCCTGTAACAGACATGAGGAAGAGAACAAAGAGGGTGGCACAGAAGAAGAAGGATAGATGTACAGCAACAGGAGAAAGATTAAGCTGGTGCGCTTTAAGTTTTGCATGACTTTCATTTGATTGAGTCGTGTCAGTGCTTTTCAATGCTTTCTCAACTGTTTTTATTGACTCAGAGTGAATGCCACCCACCAAGACAGATGAAGAAGAGTGGGCAGGGCCTGATATGCATTACAGGCTTATTTTGTGCCAAACAATAATAATGTGAtttcaaaaaaatacaataaaaaaaacattcaatttgAATATCAGTAGTGtattcatctttttttaaaaattatgcGTACTACATTTACTGCTCAATTTTATGGATTTAAATTTACTTACGAACTATTTAATTATTACCTAAGACATCTAAATATATCATTATATACCACTCTGTAagtacagaaataaaaaacaactaaataatcTTAGTTTTCTTTGTCTCTGAAAATCATACACTAATAAAcccattaaaatacaaataagcTCAGATTTAGGATGTAGTATAATAGAATACCCTCTACATGGTAGGAGCATACCAGGATACTTGCCATGTTGTCATCGTTGTCCAGTGTCTATAATTATACAACTCTTTTTCGAAACAATTGTGATTATTATATCAGCATCAAACATAAAACAATCAACAGATACAGATATGAGAATTTCAAGTTGTTGAGGTAACTTAGCAAACAGCTCCAGAACTATGGAGCCTAAATAGTAAAAGCCAGAATCCGTGTGGTGAAACGGCTCCAGTGGGTTTTATTAGGCAGCAAGTtgctgcatgaaaaaaaaaagaagcagccTAAAACACAGCAAAAGAAAGGCCCTATCTTAGAAAGCTTATTtagctgaataaaataaaacctgacACTGTAGTCAGttgaaaaacacacagacaaaactACAGACAGGTAGATACCTTCACACCTAATAATTATTGGGAGAGAAAACATTTCAGGTTTTGTTAATGGTGGAGACATTTGGgctaattgtaatattatttGAGTTTTGAAGaagcagaaatattttctttatcaaGTTATCCTATTAAGACATGATGTGTCTTGGCCTTAAACAGACATTCAGGATCTGTGTGGTGGTGCAGTTTCTAGCAcggttgccttgcagtaagaaagTTCCGGGATCAAATTCCAGCTAGAGGTCCTACCGACTGTTTTCTTTTGAGGGggtaaaaaattgttttacatttgtctgAGCACAATGCATATGGTTAAATGATGTTTTATTGAGTGTCAAGAAGGGCAGAATTACATTCAGGTCATCAGTCCACAATCTTAGAAGAGTGTGTCCTTTTGCTGAAAATTATCTGCAGAGCACAAAACACACCAGAGACTAGATAAATgataaatggcctgtacttgtatagtgGTTTATCTAGTCCGAGGACCCCAAAGCGCACTACAATCAGACAACCACCCATTCACTGACAGTGATAGGcaacattgtagccacagctgccctggggcagactgacagaagcgagGCTCCCATACAATTGGTGCCACTGGGTCCTCTGACCATCATCAGTAGGCAAGGCAGGtcaagtgtcttgcccaagcaCACAATGACAGAGACCTTCCTGTCACTGGTAATCCACCGGTGACATTATGGACTCTTACCACCTGAGCAACGGTCGCCCCAAACCTTTAAACATTGTATTAGAAATTATTCTGAAGATAAATGCTTGCTCTTTTTTGATTATGCTTAGAGATGGGCACCCAAAAAAAGTTATCATCAATTTGTAACTGAGGTGACTGTGGCAAAACAGGAAGAGTAGACTTCTTGCAATCAAAGAGTTGTGGGTTCAATCCCAACTTCTTTTCCTGCCATACGTCGATGCCCCCATGAGCAAGACACTTAATCCCAAATTACCTACCAATCTGCGTAGCATGTGACTGTAGAGCTAAGCGCTTGAGGTCAGTATGACTAAAAAagagctatataaattcagtctctTTACTATTTAAAAGAGAAATCTGCAGCTATGTTAGTGGTTTGTCTTTGCCTTTCATTAACCACCTAATCCACCTTTAGAATTACATTGCAATACAATGTATCATTCTACATGACTACTGATTTTGAAGTTAGTCAAGCTCAGCCATTGTGTTTTCAACACAGCATTCGCCCTGCTCCACAGTCAGAGCTCAGAGTTGCCTAACAGCCACATCAGATGAACGATCAGTAAGTCATGTCAGCAGATATGACTGAAGTTTGTCATCTGAACCCCCTGAGAAATTCTTCAGTTGAATTGGTACTTCCCGGCAACACCCGATGCTGTATCCAAACAGAGGGCAAGCACACTTTCTGGCATGTCTTCTAAATCCATttgataaataaacaaactcaCAGTTAACGCTCATCATTAGTTAGTCAGTTCACTGCAGTTTGTTTTAGAAATTTCTTACATGTTTATAATTCACCATGATCTTATAATAGCAACCATAATTCATTTAGACATTTCTCCTCTACAAGAAATGAAGGTTGGGATCTCACTCTTATACTCATTGAAATTTATTGTTGAATGTTGTGGTTTCACATAGGTTGATAAATATTATGAGGGTAAGAGAGTTTCTTCCTTTATTTCAACAATCAAACAATTAAAtttctttgaaataaaaacatacttcGACAACAGTGCAGTAGTAAACAAATAGACAACTTGATAATTAAAGTAATGTAAGAAGATTAGTAACACAGAAAACAGTACTGGTTCAGAGCTTATGTGTTTAGCTGTATTTCTCTCCTAGAAGAAGTTACTACTACTATTAACTATACTtgttctttaacatagaaagtactcctggaccgGTGCTTCTGTGCTTATTTAGAGTATCTGCTCTATTCTATCAAACCCAAAGTTGTTTGATgcctgctcacactgagccaggcTCTGCTAGAAGTTTCTTCCTggtaaaaaaggtttttctataaGTAAACTAGaactgtttgtcttgtaaagtgcctaGTGTCTACActacagaaataaactgaattgaattgagaaaTGACAAGTCTGAAGTTACATATTTGAAAAAAGATGGAAAGatggtaaaatgtttttaatcccACCACTGGCACATTGaataaacaattattttgcttcttctacattttttgtcaatttTTCTGGAGGTTTCCAGAATGGTGCTATGTAAAATGTTTAAGCAAAATTCAAGATTTCTATTTCAGAAATCATTCTGACACTTAAGCTTAAAGTGCAATTAGTAAGAAATTCAGGTTTGTCTAGTTTCAGTTACAGTAGTTGTGCATATTTGGATTCACGCCTGTAAATATACAACCACACTGAAATAGATTTTTGTGTAGTTTCTATGCAGTTTACTATTCCAACACATTTTTTGTACCTTTAAGTAGTACCTATGGTGCGTCGCCCCATGATAGctttctttgtatttctttctGGTCTCAACAGAATTATATAACATTTGGGTCCAAACAGCGCCACCAAAAGGCCAAAGCTGGAGGCCAGGATTGCAAACACCTCCACTGCATCTGCATGTTTTCCTGGTGAGCTGATATAAGCAGGTATGAAGGCCACCCACACTGCACAGAAAATTAACATGCTGAAAGTGATGAATTTGGCTTCATTGAAGTTGTCAGGAAGATTCCTTGCCAAAAATGCGATCAGAAAACTGAGAATGGCTAGTAAGCCGATATAACCAAGTAACACTGAAAAACCGACAGCAGAGCCAACTACACACTCATAAACTATCTTATCATTGTGGTATTTGGTGTTTTTATGTGGAGAAGGGGAAAAAGAGATGAGCCAAGCAGTGCAGATTGCTGCCTGGACAGATGTGAGAACTAGAACTGTTCCCCTCTGCTGTGAAACACCAAACCATTTGAGACTGGCTTCACCTCCTGGTTTGGAGGATTTGAAAACCGCCAGAACCACCATAGTTTTAACCAGGATGCATGAAACACAAAGCACAAAGCTGATTCCAAATGCTGCATGTCTCAGCTGACATGTCCATAGTCTGGGTTGTCCAATAAACAGCAGAGAACATAGGAAGCACAGTTTAAGTGAAACCAATAGTTGGAAACTTAGTTCTGAGTTGTTGGCTCGTACTATAGGTGTACTACGGTGATAGATGAAGATTCCTAGAACAACGGTGCAGATAAATGTCCCCAGCAATGAGGCTGCTGTCAAACAGATCCCTAAAGGTTCCTGATAGGAGAGGAACTCGGTTTTCTTAGGAACACAGTGATCTCTCTGTGGGCTGGACCAGTAATCTTCTGGACAGCTGAAGCACTCCAAGGAATCTGACAAAAATTAGAACACATTGTGATTCATACAGTCGTATGAAAAAATGAACCTCATTTAATGCAGTCAagaaaagatttaaataaaaatggattttCTTGCTAAGGGGAAACGTTAGGGCACCCTACCCCCAATAGCTATTATTGCCCCTttacctgaaaaaaaaactttactgaAATACTTCATGAAAATGCATCCATCTTTCAGTCTCTGACATTTGACAGGGGAAACATTGCCCTACTCCTGACTATCAGCTGTAAGATATTTGAGGGGTTTCTTCAATGTATAACTTCATTCAATTTCTCAGTGAAATTAAGATCTAGGCTTTGACTCAGGccaagattttttaattctctgCTAGTCATTGACTGATTTACtgctgtgttttgggtcattgtcatgttccaGGGTCATGTTCAGCTtcagatttaacttttttaacagATGTTCTCAAATCTTCCTCTGATACATGGTTAATGGTGATATTGTAGGGTTTTGGGCGAGTTCTCTTTGCTTCTTGAGGTCTACTTTTAGGGTGTACCCACTTAGATGCCAGACTTAAGCATGCCGGCAGGTTTTTAATGTCCTCCACTTGTAGAGTATTTACATAGAGAGAAATGGCTGATTTCAGATTCTTTTAAGACCTCTTCCAATCTCTAACCACACTCATAAACTGATATAATCTtatctctgaaggcctcagacaacTCTTCTGATTTTACAATGGTGTTTACTCTCACTTCAACGatctgaaaaaacacaaactgatcGTCGGAGGTTTTAAACATGACAAACCTCAGTAGAAATGCTAAGTAACCCCATTTGACCTATGTGTAATTGTAGCCATTTCAAGTGAAAATTTTGAAATGCCTTTTCTTCaacttttaatgtttatttatagaacttgtattgttttattgatATTAAATATCCATATGTCCTTGTATGGCTGTTAAAGGGTGTCCTACTTTTTTCACACCTGTATACACTGtgatattaataaaacaatgctCTATACCTAAAAACTTAAATATAGACACTTACTGGTCTTATTATTGACCTTTCCCTCAGAGCAGAGGGTGCAGTCAAAACAGCACTTAGGTTCCCCCTTCTTTCTCACCATGCGGGTACCTGGAGGACAGACCGTGCTGCACACTGAACGGGGTGGCTGTGAAAGAAAAGTAAGTACATGTGACTCTATTTTAAACTACCTTCATGAGCTATTAGAATGAAAAAAGGAAGAGATACCTTTTTGGATTCAAAGTTCCAGAAGATTTTGTCTCCATCAAGTACGAGTTGTTCACCACTGTATGCCGACATTTTAACTTCTCCCACATTTTGAACTTCACTTCGTCCATCAGGGAGCCAAAGCCAGTTCATAACATCATATATTGGTAAAGCATCACCATTCTCATCAAATGACACTTGATCACCAAATGATGTGGTGAAATTAATCCTTTCCAGATAATGAACAAGCTAATAGAAGGCAAATGAGAGTCACAAAAAGCTGGCtgttaaaaaacaacttttttactATGAAAGctatatattcaacaaattcCAGGTCTATACATCTCAACTTGTGCCGACATTAACAGAGTAAGAACATTTTGAGCATGTCTGTTACGATTTTACAAATGTACTTGTTTATTGGTTAAATTTTGCTCTGCAATAAGAACCTGTGCACTAGTCATAAACCCGCCaagcgttttttttttacctgccaTGGTTTAAGTGTTTCTAAATTGGCACAGCTGTAGTCTTCAAAAGGCCCACTTCCTGGTTTACACTGCAGCAAATCATGAAGGGCATACGCCAGTGCATACACAGCTTTGTAAACATTGTATTCAGGCCTGAGATTAGAAATGTCTAAGAACTCAGTCTCTACAGTCTTTAAATCTTCTTCTCCAGTGCAAAGTTTCCCCCCATTCTCAACCCAACCTGCTGAAGGTGATTCAAACCTACAATGAAATGTGAACTCCCAAAACTGGTTTACCTGAAATACATCAAAACTTTAAGTGAACAATGATATATCACATGTGGAAGTACTATATTGGGTGACACAGTTAAATCTTACCATGCTATTTCCGTAGCTTTTGTTGTGTTGTGTATTAGGATTTATTTCTAACAGGAAGTCCCTGATGCCCGATATCTGCCCTCGACGGATTGCGATGCCCAACGTGCCGCTAAGGTACGGCATGAGTTGAGAGGTCTGAAGCACAGCCGCTGTGGACCAGGCTTCACTCGCCAACCACTGAAGGCCTGTCAAGTTCTGTCTCACCACctatttatgtaaaaatatgttGTCAAATTGTCTTTTAAATGTCTAACTCCACGTACTGTATAGAAAGAATAACTAAATGACTGatttattgtcttttattgAGATTTGAAATCTAGGTTTGGTACAGTTAAATCATAGATATCTACACTAGAGTAAAATTTTCATTGCGCAGTTAAACAGCACAGGCAATTAAGTGTTTAAGTAAAATTTTTCTGTAATGCACATCCTTTGTTCTGATACGGTGAGAGTCGAAACAATATCCTTATCTCTGTTTAATCTAACCTCTGGATATTATGGAGCCTTTCTCCATCTTAGAACAATAATGTTAACTGTGACAGTAGGGAGACATAATAAACAGAGTAAAGGATTAG
This genomic window from Girardinichthys multiradiatus isolate DD_20200921_A chromosome 18, DD_fGirMul_XY1, whole genome shotgun sequence contains:
- the LOC124884704 gene encoding extracellular calcium-sensing receptor-like, with the translated sequence MDEKKTLKVKGKLSSCLSQGQFHLSGIHKAGDVILGGLFEINFFSVFPDLSFTSEPQHPTCYGFDVLGFRQAQTMAFAIDEINRNSQLLPNLTLGYMLYDNCVKLGIGFRAALALISGQEKQIIMDESCEGRPPVLGIVGDSSSTRSIAISTVLGLYRVPMVSYFATCSCLSDRQKFPSFFRTIPSDAFQVNAMIQILKHFGWTWVGLLISDDDYGLNAARAFQSDLSLSGDGCLAYLEVLPWGNELPELRRIVDVMKKSTSRVVIVFAHESHLISLMEEVVRQNLTGLQWLASEAWSTAAVLQTSQLMPYLSGTLGIAIRRGQISGIRDFLLEINPNTQHNKSYGNSMVNQFWEFTFHCRFESPSAGWVENGGKLCTGEEDLKTVETEFLDISNLRPEYNVYKAVYALAYALHDLLQCKPGSGPFEDYSCANLETLKPWQLVHYLERINFTTSFGDQVSFDENGDALPIYDVMNWLWLPDGRSEVQNVGEVKMSAYSGEQLVLDGDKIFWNFESKKPPRSVCSTVCPPGTRMVRKKGEPKCCFDCTLCSEGKVNNKTNSLECFSCPEDYWSSPQRDHCVPKKTEFLSYQEPLGICLTAASLLGTFICTVVLGIFIYHRSTPIVRANNSELSFQLLVSLKLCFLCSLLFIGQPRLWTCQLRHAAFGISFVLCVSCILVKTMVVLAVFKSSKPGGEASLKWFGVSQQRGTVLVLTSVQAAICTAWLISFSPSPHKNTKYHNDKIVYECVVGSAVGFSVLLGYIGLLAILSFLIAFLARNLPDNFNEAKFITFSMLIFCAVWVAFIPAYISSPGKHADAVEVFAILASSFGLLVALFGPKCYIILLRPERNTKKAIMGRRTIGTT